A portion of the Pseudomonas synxantha BG33R genome contains these proteins:
- a CDS encoding BapA/Bap/LapF family large adhesin: protein MKNITIVDKATGTATEHALGTTSLKGTSIVKLPFGPESVQSFQQSGQNLVVTLKSGETVTVQNFFVVGADGAKNQLVLEGADGTLLLGNYSTPYSGFTFTEISTLDDLGVAAIAADSSVPNWVLWGLGLLAVGGAAAAMSGGGGGGGNDSPPAAPGAASGLAVNSAGTLLTGKGQGGTTVTVKDAAGNVLGTSTVGTDGNFQVSLGTPQTNGETLQVTLKDALGQVSPPATVVAGDTTAPAAASELEVSPDGLTVSGKGEPNSTVTISDAEGNVIGTGKVGADGSFQIDLNTPQTNGETLQVTLTDPAGQVSPPATVVAGDTTAPAAASALEVSADGSTVSGKGEPNATVTIKDADGNVIGTGTVGDDGSFQVTLNTPQTNGETLSVILKDAAGNESPASPVVAGDTTAPSAPTDLALSTDGATLSGKGEPNATVTIKDTDGNVIGTGTVGDDGTFQVTLNTPQVNGETLAVTLTDLAGNESVPTNVVAVDIDDTDADADADADADADADADADADADADADADADADADADADADADADADADADADADADADADADADADADADADADADADADADADADADADADADADADADADADADADADADADADADADADADADADADADADADADADADADADADADADADADADADADADADADADADADADADADADADADADADADADADADADADADADADADADADADADADADADADADADADADADADADADADADADADADADADADADADADADADADADADADADADADADADADADADADADADADADADADADADADADADADADADADADADADADADADADADADADADADADADADADADADADADADADADADADADADADLEAFDDLATSEVTIKPVTSNTNLADMRVFTLLGVGGIILGDHTKAQEFTVAEGSSGTLNLQFAQADLVSLLGGGFTAVLEVSDGAGGWLPVQQGSNGSGLLDLLGLFGQSTTAEIEGLQAGQYRFTLQLDPNLVSIGAGATAVLSVTNNSLTDFTGEAGPEVSGNVITDPGVGGTPDVPGNGGPVKVQVEVGGEFVDADATTGTVLQGQYGQLTIFANGDYKYTPNGDVANIGKVDAFEYHLVNGAGGSAAATLYVRIDSPSVDVTWNATDPSAPGTVSPVANDDLGSAQIAIVNLVTESDAPALTYNLPAIGTGSGTGQVIVVAADSTAVLKVDVSASGLTLLPSTTVNLQKLIAGQWETQQTTTQSSHTFTGLDAGSYRVTASTGSVLSLSTITVAQTLTTTFTTQFVAGEMTNATGDLLAGSLAGPDVLGSPLTVLSVLVAGAYVVPGQTGAQVVGDHGTLTVFVDGKYVYTPNAGLTLDEIGQVDKFTYKLTTPTGQEETADVYIRIDSPDRDLVWDDANPGAPATEGVGFAAALGAVDQTTDDAASVDAQHHDAVVVDDTDFTHVDAGAGANGLLWEGGDAAINLTDLIGKVSDVQSIDLNDISAVDLTLSLEDLVSITGPESDRLMIQGDDQDSVHLTGDWTGGVTQVENGLEYVIYTSAEDQAHQLWVQSGINVV, encoded by the coding sequence GGCAGAATCTGGTAGTCACGCTGAAGTCAGGTGAGACCGTCACGGTTCAGAACTTTTTTGTGGTGGGCGCCGACGGTGCGAAAAACCAACTGGTGCTGGAAGGTGCAGACGGCACTTTGTTGCTCGGCAACTATTCCACGCCTTATTCGGGCTTCACCTTCACTGAGATTTCGACCCTCGACGACCTGGGTGTGGCCGCCATCGCCGCAGACAGTTCTGTTCCGAACTGGGTGCTGTGGGGGCTGGGGCTCCTCGCCGTGGGCGGCGCCGCCGCAGCAATGAGTGGCGGCGGCGGAGGCGGTGGTAACGATTCGCCACCCGCCGCTCCAGGAGCCGCAAGCGGTCTGGCCGTCAACAGTGCGGGCACGCTCCTCACCGGTAAAGGCCAGGGCGGTACGACGGTAACGGTCAAAGATGCCGCGGGTAATGTGCTCGGCACCAGCACTGTTGGCACAGACGGTAATTTCCAGGTCAGCCTGGGCACACCGCAAACCAATGGTGAAACGCTGCAAGTCACCCTCAAGGATGCCTTGGGCCAAGTCTCGCCGCCTGCAACTGTTGTCGCCGGTGACACCACGGCACCTGCCGCCGCTTCAGAGTTGGAGGTCAGCCCTGACGGTTTGACCGTCAGCGGCAAGGGCGAACCCAATTCCACTGTCACCATCAGCGACGCCGAAGGGAATGTGATTGGTACCGGCAAAGTGGGGGCCGACGGCAGCTTCCAGATCGACCTGAACACGCCGCAGACCAATGGTGAAACACTGCAGGTCACCCTTACAGATCCAGCGGGCCAAGTCTCGCCGCCTGCAACCGTTGTCGCCGGCGACACCACGGCACCTGCCGCCGCTTCAGCGTTGGAGGTCAGCGCTGACGGCTCGACCGTTAGCGGTAAAGGCGAACCCAATGCCACGGTGACCATAAAGGATGCCGATGGCAATGTAATCGGCACCGGCACGGTGGGGGATGACGGCAGCTTCCAGGTCACCTTGAACACGCCGCAGACTAACGGCGAAACGCTGAGCGTCATTCTCAAAGACGCTGCCGGCAATGAATCCCCTGCCAGCCCTGTGGTGGCGGGTGATACCACCGCACCTTCCGCACCGACCGACCTGGCGTTGAGCACCGACGGCGCAACGCTCAGCGGTAAAGGCGAACCCAATGCCACGGTGACCATAAAGGATACCGATGGCAATGTAATTGGCACCGGGACAGTGGGGGATGACGGGACCTTCCAGGTTACCTTGAACACGCCTCAGGTTAACGGTGAAACGCTTGCCGTCACCTTGACGGACCTTGCAGGGAATGAGTCTGTCCCGACTAACGTGGTCGCCGTTGATATTGATGACACCGACGCGGACGCGGACGCCGATGCCGATGCCGATGCTGACGCCGATGCCGATGCCGATGCTGATGCCGATGCCGATGCCGATGCTGATGCTGATGCTGATGCCGATGCCGATGCCGATGCTGATGCTGATGCTGATGCCGATGCCGATGCCGATGCCGACGCTGATGCTGATGCCGATGCGGACGCCGATGCCGACGCCGACGCCGATGCCGATGCCGATGCTGACGCCGATGCCGATGCTGATGCCGATGCCGATGCCGACGCTGACGCTGACGCTGACGCTGACGCTGACGCTGACGCCGACGCCGACGCTGATGCCGACGCCGATGCTGACGCTGACGCTGATGCTGACGCTGATGCCGACGCCGACGCCGACGCCGACGCCGATGCCGATGCGGATGCGGATGCGGATGCGGATGCTGACGCCGATGCCGATGCCGATGCCGATGCTGATGCCGACGCTGATGCGGATGCGGATGCGGACGCCGATGCCGATGCCGACGCTGATGCGGACGCCGACGCGGACGCCGACGCCGACGCCGACGCTGATGCCGACGCTGATGCCGATGCCGATGCGGATGCGGATGCGGATGCGGATGCCGACGCCGATGCGGACGCCGACGCCGATGCTGATGCGGATGCTGACGCCGATGCTGACGCCGACGCCGACGCCGACGCCGACGCCGACGCTGATGCCGATGCCGACGCTGATGCGGACGCCGATGCTGATGCGGATGCTGACGCCGATGCTGACGCTGACGCTGACGCTGACGCTGACGCTGACGCTGACGCTGACGCTGACGCTGACGCTGACGCTGACGCTGACGCTGACGCTGACGCTGACGCTGACGCTGATGCGGACGCCGATGCCGATGCCGATGCGGATGCGGATGCCGATGCCGATGCCGATGCGGATGCGGATGCCGATGCGGATGCCGACGCGGACGCCGACGCTGATGCCGATGCCGATGCCGATGCCGACGCGGACGCCGACGCCGATGCTGATGCTGATGCTGATGCGGATGCGGATGCGGATGCGGATGCGGATGCTGATGCCGATGCCGATGCCGATGCCGATGCTGACGCTGACGCTGATGCCGATGCCGATGCCGATGCCGATGCCGATGCCGATGCCGACGCCGACCTAGAAGCCTTCGACGACCTCGCCACAAGCGAAGTGACCATCAAACCCGTTACATCCAACACCAACCTGGCTGATATGCGTGTCTTCACCCTGCTGGGTGTTGGCGGGATCATCCTGGGCGATCACACCAAGGCGCAGGAGTTCACGGTTGCCGAAGGTTCCAGCGGCACGCTGAATCTGCAGTTTGCCCAGGCGGATCTGGTTTCGCTGCTGGGAGGCGGTTTCACCGCGGTCCTGGAGGTGAGCGACGGCGCGGGTGGCTGGTTGCCGGTTCAGCAGGGCAGTAACGGTTCGGGCTTGCTGGATCTGTTGGGCCTGTTCGGTCAAAGCACCACTGCCGAGATCGAAGGGCTGCAGGCCGGGCAATACCGCTTCACCCTCCAGCTGGACCCAAACCTGGTCAGCATCGGTGCGGGGGCGACGGCGGTATTGAGCGTCACCAACAACAGCCTGACTGATTTCACTGGCGAAGCCGGTCCCGAAGTCTCCGGCAACGTCATCACCGACCCGGGTGTGGGAGGCACTCCGGATGTGCCGGGCAACGGCGGGCCCGTCAAGGTGCAGGTCGAGGTCGGCGGTGAATTCGTCGATGCGGACGCCACTACCGGCACGGTGCTGCAAGGCCAATATGGTCAACTGACTATTTTTGCCAATGGTGACTACAAGTACACCCCGAACGGCGATGTCGCCAACATCGGCAAAGTGGATGCGTTCGAATACCACTTGGTCAATGGTGCGGGTGGTTCTGCCGCCGCCACCTTGTATGTGCGCATCGACAGCCCAAGTGTCGACGTGACCTGGAACGCAACAGACCCATCGGCTCCAGGCACGGTCAGCCCGGTAGCGAACGATGACCTGGGCTCGGCGCAGATAGCGATCGTCAACCTGGTGACAGAGAGCGACGCGCCGGCCTTGACCTACAACCTGCCGGCGATCGGCACGGGCTCGGGTACGGGCCAAGTCATAGTCGTCGCGGCCGACTCTACGGCTGTGTTGAAGGTCGATGTCAGCGCTTCCGGCTTGACCCTATTGCCGTCCACCACCGTCAATCTGCAAAAACTGATTGCAGGCCAATGGGAAACGCAACAGACCACCACCCAGTCGTCGCATACGTTCACCGGGCTGGACGCTGGTTCGTATCGGGTCACCGCATCCACAGGCTCGGTGCTGTCATTGTCGACCATCACGGTGGCTCAGACCTTGACCACCACCTTCACCACGCAATTTGTGGCCGGTGAAATGACCAACGCCACCGGCGACTTGTTGGCTGGCAGCCTGGCCGGGCCGGATGTGCTCGGCTCGCCATTGACGGTGTTGAGCGTGCTGGTAGCCGGGGCTTATGTGGTGCCTGGGCAGACGGGGGCGCAAGTCGTCGGTGACCACGGCACGTTGACCGTCTTTGTCGATGGCAAATACGTCTACACGCCGAATGCCGGCCTGACGCTGGATGAGATTGGCCAGGTGGATAAATTCACCTACAAACTCACCACGCCGACGGGTCAGGAAGAGACCGCAGACGTGTACATCCGCATCGACTCGCCAGACCGTGACCTGGTCTGGGACGACGCCAACCCGGGTGCGCCTGCCACAGAGGGTGTCGGCTTTGCCGCAGCCCTGGGGGCGGTGGATCAGACCACGGATGACGCCGCCAGCGTTGATGCTCAGCACCACGATGCGGTGGTGGTTGATGACACCGACTTCACCCACGTCGATGCGGGTGCGGGTGCAAACGGGTTGCTGTGGGAAGGGGGGGATGCTGCCATCAACCTCACCGACCTGATCGGCAAAGTCAGCGATGTACAGAGTATCGACCTGAACGATATCAGCGCCGTTGACCTGACGTTGAGCCTGGAAGACCTGGTGTCCATCACCGGGCCTGAGTCGGATCGCTTGATGATTCAGGGCGACGATCAGGACAGTGTGCACCTGACTGGCGACTGGACTGGCGGTGTGACGCAAGTAGAGAACGGTCTGGAGTACGTGATCTACACCAGTGCGGAAGATCAGGCCCATCAGCTTTGGGTACAAAGCGGCATCAACGTGGTGTAA